GGTTTATGTATTTCCCTACAGATTTTACTCTGCCCAATATTTATAACACAGGTCCGCAAATATCTTTCAAAAATGTAACTTATTGAAAAATAAATGCTGGAGAGAATCTCCCAGAGACTTTTTGCCAACTATCACAGAATCTTTCATCATTGAAATTAATCATCATTGTCCGGGAGTTATTGAATTGTAAAGTTTCCTGTTTTACTTCAAATTCACAATTGTTTTCAATTCGTTTCTTTTTGCAGATGGAAGTTGGCCGCTAAGATTGACGAATGGGGAAAGTCGGTGTGATGGGCGAGTGGAGATTCACAAGGGCAGCTGGGGCAGAGTGCAGGACAGCCTGTGGGACCAGAATGATGCTGACGTCGTCTGCAGACAGCTGGACTGCGGCTCCGCGATCGCAGCGTCTAACTCCTCAAAGTACGGAGAGGGTGAAGGGCCAGTGTGGGTGAATGAAGTCCAGTGTAAAGGAAATGAATCGCATCTCCACAACTGCAGCTCATTCACATTCAACTCGACTCTCACTGACAGCACCGCCGTGGGGGTTTTGTGTTCAGGTGATTAAACATTTCACTTTTACAGAAACATAACAGAAATTGCTAATCTGCTGGGAAACGGTAAAATCTTGGTCACTGGTTCCTCAGACTGTTTTTTTTAACTCGGGAGTGAGTGCAGAGGAAGGTAGATTGGGGCAACAGCGACTTTTTATCGCACATTTAATGAAGACACAAATCACAAGGAGCTTCACAGGGGCAGAATCTAAAAGGAAACTGGACACAGGGCCCCCAAATATTCTTGTTCACAGCAGATTATAGACTGGTTTTCTGTTTAACCTGTGAATCTCCCATTTTGAGATCAATTGTATATCGACACCTGCTGCTCCATCCAACATCTTGCTGAGATATCCTGGTTTACTGCCTTCTTTCGGCTGGACCAACAGCCACGGAATAGTTTATTTCATCTTTCTTTTCACACAAACACCAATTACTAACGTGACTGGCAGTTTGGTGACTAATTAAACATCAGTAATTTCCTCATCCCACCAGCCTGTTTGCACAGTGTGGTATGAATGGTTCCTGTTCAGGTATGCCACTTACATTTCCAGATTTACTCAAATTACCGCAAAGGCAGATTTAGTCCTTACAACAGGAAATGGATCAGTGAAACAATGAACATTAGTTTAATCCATTATAATCCTTTGGTCAATATAACCCCAGACCACTGCTCTATATTTACATACAACATTTTGGAATACAGATGAACAGGGATAATACCTGTAAGTCTACAGTCTGCTTTATGAAGCAGAAGTAAGACATAAGGTGGAGAGGAATTGAAACTCGAAAGGAGCAGTGCCAGCTTGTGAAATCTCTAGTAATATAAACCTGAGACTAGGTCACATAATAATATTTTTACTGTCacctgtaggcttacattaacactgcactgaaggtactgtgaaaagccctgagtcgccacattccggccccttttcgggtacatagagggagaattcagaatgtccaaattagctaacaacacatctttcgggacttgtgggaggaaaccggagcacccagaggaaacccatgcagacacagggagaatgtgcagactgcacacagacagtgacacaagccgggaatcgaaccctgacaCTCTGgagctgtgctactgtgctgccaaagCATCATCAGGATTTTTTGTCCATTGCTGAAGCTGCCCACCATTCAAATCCTAtccagggaggaaattgctggggccttgacagtaatctttttaTCCTCATTGCCTACAGGTGAAGTtctggaggactggagagtagccaatgttgttccattgtttcagaacggcagcagagataatccaggaaattatagactggtgagccttatgtcagtggcagggaaagtattgcaaaagattcttagagataggatttactcacatttggaaacaaatgcacttcttagtgatggacagcatggttttgtgaaggggaggtcgtgcctcactaatttcatcgagtttttcgaggaagtgacaaagatgacagatgagggaaaggcagtacttcagaaaagcctttgacaaggtaccttatggtagattggtacaaaaggcgaagttacatgggatcagaggaggtcTCCACCACAAAACATCCCAGGAAACTGCTCTCTCCAGCTTCATACGACCTCACGCCCAACAAAACGTAACATAAACTCTTGACACCGTTTTTAATATCAAGTTCAGCCTCCCATGCTTCCTCCCTCCCTAACTATAACTCACTTGGCTTCATCTACTCTGTGGAGATTACCCGAAATTCGTAtttcataagaactcggagcaggagtaggctatctagcccctcaaacctgctacgCCATTCAGAATCACGGCTGAtcgttttatggactcagctccactttcccatctgctcccataatccttaattcctttactgttcaaaaacgtATCTTTCCCTTAAAACGTTCAACgagatagcctcaactgcttcactgggcagctaattccacagattcacaccccttcgggtggagaagttcctcctcaactcaatcctaaatctgctcccccttattttgaggctatcacCGTTAGTTCTAgtctcacccaccagtggaaacaacctccctgcttctatgttATCTATTCCCTGcataattttctatgtttttataagatctcccctcactcttctaaattccaatgtgtaTAGTCTCACTCGACTCAGTCTCTCCTCGTAAGCAAATCCTCTCAGTTTCCTTTCCAGTTTCTGCCGAGTCTTACTCCGGCACTCGTGGACCTCTATGTGGTCGATGGGATCGATCTTGTTTGCTCTGGACCCTATTTTCTCTGAACTATCGGCATCCGACTTCGCTTCTTGCCTTCTCAGTTAGCTGATAATATCAACGATGATCTTTCCAGTCTCTGCCTTCTCTCCTTCAGATCTGCTTGATTGCCCCCCTCTCCTCAAATACAAATTGACGCCCTCCCTCCTCACAAGTTACTAACCCATCATCAAGTTGCATCTCCTCTCCAAAGTGCTTGAATAGTGCTGGCGTTTCCCAAGTAATGCTCATCTTTGTGGGAGATGTATGTTAGAATCGCTTGCATCATATTTCCAACCTGACCACAACATGAAAGCAGCTCTTATTGAAGTGGGAAATGGGGAATCCgggtgactgtgacaaaggtaaacactCCCTTCCAGAAATATTGTAGTCTTTGACAAAGATCAGCATTGAATGCTGGCCCGGCTGCTGTCCATCACAGTCTGGCTGGTTGGGACTGAGCTCATCTAGTTTCATTCTCATCTATCCAATCATAGCAAGGGAATTATGGCTTCAGCGAATTAAATGCTTTCCCATTCCGCTGGCTCACTGTTCATTCTGGTATCTCAAGGATCCATCCCTCACCTCCTCCTATTTACATGATGCCTTCCAGTGACATCATCCGAAAGCACCGCCTCACTTCCTACCTGTGCGCTCACGGAATCGAACATTCCCTCAACTCTACCTCTCTTGTCCTCTCTAATCTCTACAAACTGTCAGAATTTCAATCCGACATTCAATAATGTCTGAGCAGAAAATTGCTACAACCTATAATTGTGGGGACCAAACCCTTTGGCCATTCTCCCCATCACGTTCATTCCCTCGTCTctgactccattcctctccctgctgAATGTCTCTCCAAGCTTGAAGCAGACATCTTGTAACATTGATGTTATATTTCACTCCCAGGGGAATTTCCTTCCACATATCCATCCCATCCTTAAGACTCGctgtttccacctccataacattgcctgacctcacatttatccaatctGCTGCTGAACTCCCGATCATTCGCTCCGTTACGTGTAGTATTGATGATTCCAATTCCGAGCTGGTTTACCTCATTTTTGCCTTTTTAACCATTGAGTTCAGTAGGAGACCCTGCTGCCCATGGCTTACCTGCTACCAAGAGCAACTCACCCATTGCCggtgagctcactgacctacattagttTCAGTTAAGTAACCCCTCAGTGATAAAATTatctccttgttttcaaatccttttaTGCCCTCACCGCTCTATCTCGGCAATTTCCCCCGGCTCGACAATTCCCAATGTGCTCCGTGCTCTGCCAATTCGGGCATCTTGTACTGGTGCCTCCAGTTGCCAAGGCGACAATATCTCGAATTTCCTCCTGAACCTGTCAGCCTCTAAACGTCTCTTTCTTCATTTGACACGTCACACAAAACCTTCCAGTCTGACCAGGCTTTTGATTACCTGAGTTAATATATCCTTCTGTGGTTAGACATCACTGCTGTAAGGCACACTGAGATGGTTCATTAATTTAGCGGCGCTAGATAAATACTGGAGACAATAAATTGCCACAGCCAAATGTAGTGGGAATGCCTGAAATATTTTTCGATTATGTGATGTACAATGATTGGATTGTGAGACGAAGGGAATCCGTATTGAAAGTATAATCCTCCTACATTATTCTCTAACAGGACATGAGCAGATAAGGCTATCAGACGGTGGGACCAGATGCGCTGGCCGAGTGGAGGTTTATCACAATGGGATCTGGGGTAGTATCTGTGCTGATTCCTGGGAGCTGCTGGACGCTGCTGTGGTTTGCAGACAGCTGGATTGTGGACATGCATTGGACCGAGCACTTCCTGCTTCTTGTGGACCAGCCTCAGGCCCAGTTTGGTTGCAAGAACTAAACTGTTTCGGTAATGAATCCTTTCTCTGGGATTGTCCTTCAGCATCTTGGAATAACCACGACTGCGCTCGGAAGAATGTCAACATCATGTGTTCAGGTAAAGATCATTTCAATGGGTTCGTTTTCCCTCAGGCGTCACGAGGTGTCACATGGAAGATATTACACTGCATTATATAGAATGTGCAACAATTTATATTGATACAATGCGCTGTTTGGTCCTTCTGCTGCACATGGGCGTCACtctgcattcatagaatttacagtgcagaaggaggccattcggcccatcgagtctgcaccggctcttggaaagagcaccctacccaaggtcaacacctccaccctatccccataacccagtaaccccacccaacactcagggcaattttggacactaagggcaatttatcatggccaatccacctaacctgcacatctttggactgtgggaggaaaccggagcacccggaggaaacccacgcacacacggggaggatgtgcagactccgcacagacagtgacccaagccggaatcgaacctgggaccctggagctgtgaagcaattgtgctatccacaatgctaccgtgctgcccttacttcaTTCAACCCTATCCTACTTTCATTTCTCCCTCATCAACTTATTTAGCTTCACATTAAATGCATCGCTACTGTTCCCCGATTTGTTTTCCAGATTCAACATTCtcctgaatttcctattggatttatTCATGATTTTCATAATTCTGATCCCTAATTTGTGAACTGTCCACTTTATAAGAAATTTGTACCTCTGTACCCCGAGGTCTTTTTGCTCGGACACAATATTTAATCTCTTATTATCCAAGAATGAAGTGGCCTCTTTCGACAGCCGATCAAACGCCGCCACCTCAAATCTACCTATATTAAAATAAAATTGCGAAAGGCAAGCCCATTCTGATGTGGATTAACACCTGCTTGTATATTTAAGGAGTCTGTCTTGTATGTATTCTCCTCAGTTTACTCACAGCGgcaaattttttaaaatatttcgCGTTCCCCAGTGAAATGGTCAATGTAATTGTGAAATAGAATTGTCCCGCCAGCAATGCCTCGGGAACTAACTCCTCAGCTTCTGCTATTCTGGGAAATGACTTTGTGCACGGACTGTTCTACAACCAGTCTTCTAATCATTTTCAACACATCCCTTGTCCTCAGGGAGGTTTCAACTTCGTGATACCTTCTCGAAGGACTTTTGGAAATAGAAACAAAGTACCTCCATTACATTATTCCTGTCTTCACTTCCTGTGACTTGTTCGAATAATCAATAAGGCTTGAGAAATATGACCCGTCTTTTGAAATTTAATGATTATGCTTTATTATAATTTAGTTGTCGGTGTTCCATTGAATCCATAGAaccgctgcagtgcagaaggatgccattcggcccatcgatcctaCAAAAGAGCACCCACTACCCCGCCCAATCCCTGtgctcccgtaaccccacctaacctgcacattgttggactgttgtTGCTCCTTGATTTTTCTGAAAGACGACTATTAATCAGATGGCACAACCAGTGCAACAATaattccaccccccttccccacaccccctctgccccattcccccgcaATGTGGTCAGACAGCGGTTTATCAATGGAAACATCTGGATATTTGTTATTCCATTGACAGAACACAAAGAGATGCGGCTGGTGAATGGAAAGCATcgctgtgaggggagagtggaagtcTTCTACAATGGGACCTGGGGAACAGTGTGCTCGGCCACGCTGGATGACCATGATGCAACAGTGATCTGTAAACAGCTACAGTGCGGCCGCCTCAATCGCACTGAGCGTTTCGGACCGGGCTCCGGACAGATATGGCTCGATGAGATTGAGTGTAATTTAAATGAGCAGACACTTTGGCAGTGTCAGTCAAACCCGTGGGGTCAACACAACTGTGGACACTGGGAAGATGCAGGTGTAGTTTGTTCAGGTAACTGAGGGAATCACTTATTGCGGGGGTGTAATTTGGAAAATTAGGGTCTGATTAAATAAACATGTTTCTCTTCTTAACAGAAGTCAGGGTGACAAAGGAGCAGCCTCACAGTTCAATGGACTGCGTTCCTCAATCAGGTGCTTCCTCATCTTAAACATCCCATCAAATGGATTTGTTCCTGCCTTAAACTATGTCAGTAACAATAATTGACCCTCTTTGACAGACTCGGGACAAAGTTTGCGCCTGGTTGGCGGTGACACCAGCTGTTCCGGGAGAGTGGAGATATTATCCAATAACCGCTGGGGGACGGTATGCGATGACTCCTGGGATCTGGTCGATGCCAATGTTGTCTGCAGACAGCGGGGGTGCGGCTCCGCGCTATCCGCCTCCGGAGGGGCCGCTTTTGGCCAGGGTGAAGGGGTTATCTGGCTGGATGAGGTGAAGTGCACCGGGAACGAATCCTTTCTCTCTGATTGTCCTTCCTCATCATCAGCGCGACCTGACTGTGATCACAAGGAAGATGCCGCTGTGATTTGTTCCGGTAAGGGTCGCGCAGGAGGGTCGGAATGATCCTGGTCAGCGAAGCTGACTCGGTGATTCCGTCAAAGTAAAATGCCAATTTGTGAAGTGCATGAATGTTTGTACAATATATTCCACACGGCTCGATTTGCCGCCGATGTTTCTCCGTTCACACCTGCAGCAACTCTGAATGAATATCTTGATTAATATCCCTCTTAGTCTCAGTGTTCTTGCTGGTGTAACTGACATTATTGATATTACCCCGGATTTGTGAATTTCTGAGTGACTCGTTTCCGATTGATGGAAacatttaaataaaaatatttcCTGCCTCTATGTTCCATGTTTCTGTCTTTCCATCATTCAGGGCCGGAAATTGAAACCATTCCCATTCCTGTTGCCTTCTGCATAACGGCCGGATTTCTATTAATCTGCGAGCTGATCGCTTTAATGGCGGTAATGCGATTCAAATTAAAAAGAAAAGGTGAGTCTCAAATCTTACCGCTGAACTAACATTGAGTCTCTGACAGAGAAACAGTAACAGCTGGAAAGACTCAAAAGGTCTCGCAGCATcattggagagagaaaccgagtcaaTGTTTCGAGTCCATTCTGACTTTTCTTCCTAACTGGCTCTCGCATCTAGTTCCAGATGGTGATGAGGCTGCACGTTTGTTGCACTTTTCCAGGCAGGGTCACTTTGCCTTGTTGGAAATAAATGTTACCCCGTGTTTCTCTATTTTGTTTTTGTTCGAGGTTCTTCTTGAATCAGTGAAAGGTGGCATTTGAAATGGAGAGTGTGGTGAAtttattatggtaaccattcaccactgtactacattgtaccacgctgttgcccatgtgggctccacctatggaccattgtattgtactacactgattgtatcatgttggtgcccttgtgggctctggccCCTTGAGGGGAGATatcagagcagctgccctgtaggcggctctcattgcagcgcagtcacaggcaggcactgttctagttgattaaagccacagttcactCCTATTgtctgtctcatgtgaattgatggtggcACCAGAGAGTTATTTAAAATGTCGACAATCACATTCCCTGTTCACCTGGCACACGAGGCGCCTGGAGAAGTTATTGGTTATCACAATGGGTCAGAAAATGTAATTGAACTATTTGGCCTCTGGATTCACTGATTTATTGATCATTTCCTCTTCCTTTATCCACTGGATATCGTTACCCTCGTTCACTCTTTCGGTCCTAATGAATTAATCTATTTTTGAACACAACTTTTCCATTCATATCCCAACAAGCATGGTTTATG
This region of Scyliorhinus torazame isolate Kashiwa2021f chromosome 18, sScyTor2.1, whole genome shotgun sequence genomic DNA includes:
- the LOC140395259 gene encoding scavenger receptor cysteine-rich domain-containing protein DMBT1-like, with product MLDCGFAVETPLHSHFGQGSGPVIGPKDCGHQRDVAVICSGRRNARLEGGVSRCSGRLEILYAENWETVCDRHWDLNNANVVCAQLDCGVAVPVPRGVWFGEGTGPIWRNRFECNGNETSLMDCPLSAATQHECTHRSDVRVICSNGSWPLRLTNGESRCDGRVEIHKGSWGRVQDSLWDQNDADVVCRQLDCGSAIAASNSSKYGEGEGPVWVNEVQCKGNESHLHNCSSFTFNSTLTDSTAVGVLCSGHEQIRLSDGGTRCAGRVEVYHNGIWGSICADSWELLDAAVVCRQLDCGHALDRALPASCGPASGPVWLQELNCFGNESFLWDCPSASWNNHDCARKNVNIMCSEHKEMRLVNGKHRCEGRVEVFYNGTWGTVCSATLDDHDATVICKQLQCGRLNRTERFGPGSGQIWLDEIECNLNEQTLWQCQSNPWGQHNCGHWEDAGVVCSEVRVTKEQPHSSMDCVPQSDSGQSLRLVGGDTSCSGRVEILSNNRWGTVCDDSWDLVDANVVCRQRGCGSALSASGGAAFGQGEGVIWLDEVKCTGNESFLSDCPSSSSARPDCDHKEDAAVICSGPEIETIPIPVAFCITAGFLLICELIALMAVMRFKLKRKAAVRGGRGSAAGLYQAIYEEIENIPPGKYSAQTHGSVSASIDSLNQIEYYTSHSLGDMDPGSDDPDGNSCSVQGPVPGDYDDVETEAIETQGGHLLLGSGSDDPFTGTSSGDLSSLEYSSQTRTDPSLPLPSEPGNNEEVHRDTFTASELLLPMGSDYGSNSDNIHGNPVKFSPKTTM